The region GGCAAAATTGTCACGACTTTTACAGAAGGAATAATAATGCCGATCGTCGGACTTGTGACCGGCGGAACGGATTTTAAGACCAAATTTATTGACCTCAGTGGCAATTTGAAAGCCGGTGCAACGGCCGAGCAGATCGATGCTGCGGTCAAAGGCGGAGCACCGCTGCTAAGATACGGCCAACTGTTCAGCGATATTTTGACATTCCTGATCGTCGGATTTGTGATGTTCATGATCGCAAAAGCGGCCATGAGTTATTTTGCTAGGTTGGCGGCCCAGACTCCGCCGCCGCCGCAAGAGGCTTTGCTCGCTGAAATAAGGGATCTGTTGAAAGCTCGTTAGTGCGGTCAATTCCACAATGGTTTCCCCAGGATCAACTAAGATTAAGCTTGGTTGGTCCTATCCTTTTTTCTTTTCGGGACGCGGTTTGATCGCTGTGGTGTTTGCCCTGGGCGTTACCACTGACGATTTGAATTCCTGCCCGGCGTTGGTCGCGGCTTTGGCGGACGCGAGCATTTTCGAATC is a window of Chloracidobacterium sp. DNA encoding:
- the mscL gene encoding large conductance mechanosensitive channel protein MscL, encoding MWNDFKAFIARGNVLDLAIGVILGAAFGKIVTTFTEGIIMPIVGLVTGGTDFKTKFIDLSGNLKAGATAEQIDAAVKGGAPLLRYGQLFSDILTFLIVGFVMFMIAKAAMSYFARLAAQTPPPPQEALLAEIRDLLKAR